The Tenebrio molitor chromosome 3, icTenMoli1.1, whole genome shotgun sequence genome contains a region encoding:
- the upSET gene encoding uncharacterized protein upSET isoform X6: MSVCLDTSSVLANQVSTSTATSISDEATIASQSSNDQAEASPQQPTPVRTIAKLPSTGNATLSKASLITVLNTPLGNVKTLCVTPAVSSNATVKPQTITLINTPVTVVKTISPNVEKSVADVVPNSSNVVAAATASVPALIENRGHNVFVKNTACAENVAVAAQDVPQSHKLLTANNFPTNNVLTTAISVNDVNVQKTANGQRNKVKILSNVLMPGTSQGASNIVLSKPSNVQQRYVSRQKVLGANNGATTKYLNKPPNNLINKQSVNMINKQQPSQRVLYPTHKSQIKTLPPVNNYLHGKPPGIKTLPPHSKGVPGQVQRTGSGLRTIPPQRPQKIANKPNYIGKHAVQAQKLKQPHKLKNLKPNQVYNSYHNAGVQEKQMTFNQALTAEIIETLSNKSGNMGSSYPNKNYESLPPRYENAYYPPDIKPTFSSEQAKPMEERNKSGLDLIYQAVLLDHNYNATLPPESPNRSIPTSTSSQMNGVSGCSMYSPGSGKRRTLSTSNPISSSTSLSTLSAVASNSNSVIGLQDEDAASDISDGSDRKQDTEGEETDTAPEAEAVNNEDQFGDYVTRCICGFIHDDGYMIECDRCKVWQHVQCVVKNKQVPDEYLCEVCDPHKHIDRQKARLAQQQWLRDRQFTDPKLRKDTKLKEVFKHKETLSDSDTSDGEHTGHNNNIIGKGRPNLVNRRKSDNHPKGGCARQRRDSAKETAQRRPIKKRERKVVKRKTKAQLKNHSDDENHESASSTTHLPQLRQWIENYEEAVTNHYSPELRARISSIRVNGAHTDLSVQFDPSVHKCRVHTQPLTELKYLVSTVHLPPNSPVIELRGKYMLSAQHRNSGSTFNTRQHAQRPGPFLFFYRLHKDNTEVCVDTRTYGNSARFIRRSCKPNAELRHSIVKGVLHLYIVTIANVEKNVELTIKHESHDLAAIGTTHIACACGNIDECTVNRTTIKKNGDSTDLHKKRRGRRTTSMSLSSEPEIPPTKPKKESIAQPPASPVAPVKPEEEEEEEEEEIKTEPEETVKSEPEEVKPEVKEEVIEPVEEKPLPDVKEVKVKEEEVKVTPPPSTTPPIATRRSSSHHKVEKEEVKEPEVKEECSPPTEKNKNKKLSREERKLEAILRAIAQMEKADQRKQEHQAKQAHRRESEPGPGKDEDKVEPKLKRKRRKGRARTSSTNTPTNRRNRLNSTDSYLTSGDETLLSPHDNAPVNRPSMKDNDYKENTQGNQQNCAEKDVGLLLALSNGEKANKSPPRETDSNSNSAQSSPETHLSSACLLVQAAVEPMEQGFKFPKTKKVLMNEWLNKVPEPVHSASSISPSSLTPHINTSTDYDSNVGFYTPGKSLVALAQVASFCDTNVQPRGNAKKRWLRQAISEDQCDSPSGRPESPPISETIAPPKKRRLPRESLSNDITPPSTPTSLTPSTSNNERQAPVQEGCVEIVYSGADEDSPTQAIEPDAVLEERVAEMKEEFSNCIVPPLQEAVSPTVSRSEMPSVTCLMDPRLSRDHHHIFSNSDHLVGTVEKTLSILGFEERKPEPITPAKRKLSITEYRQRKKLNNNDKTSIEEPVSTEENNSSESFKPLRPRSDSTSSCTSITSSDDEAPSLELSGKAPSAFNSEPTELERQRETTALRMKKVLGIAVDDESRKPALDVEAILNCELPPVVKTMPPSPNFPIPGSCDATGPKSSPGESAPPNPASKSPVGFVPPLEHEPAEAECEENEEKENDDGVQPNMFYTPDEEERGTDENAQGGYEEIDSVDYVPPFNNPIYPNDSNFTSYASVLDEEGRYEGRNPSPPPDLGTGNTPYPGQQT, encoded by the exons ATGAGTGTATGTCTAG ACACCAGCTCCGTGCTCGCCAACCAGGTGAGCACTTCGACGGCCACGTCGATTTCCGACGAGGCGACAATCGCATCACAGTCTTCTAATGACCAAGCAGAAGCGTCGCCTCAACAACCAACTCCTGTGAGAACCATAGCAAAGCTTCCTTCTACCGGTAACGCCACCCTCTCGAAAGCCTCCTTAATAACAGTGTTAAACACTCCACTGGGTAATGTGAAAACGTTGTGCGTAACTCCGGCGGTTTCTTCGAATGCGACTG TTAAACCGCAAACCATCACCCTGATTAATACCCCAGTTACCGTAGTGAAAACAATTTCACCGaatgttgaaaaaagtgtTGCTGATGTCGTACCTAACAGTTCTAACGTGGTCGCCGCTGCCACGGCATCAGTTCCGGCTTTAATCGAAAATAGGGGACATAATGTGTTTGTTAAGAATACGGCGTGCGCTGAAAATGTTGCGGTGGCAGCTCAGGATGTACCACAAAGTCACAAGTTACTCACAGCTAACAATTTTCCAACAAATAAC GTACTAACGACAGCGATCAGCGTGAATGATGTGAACGTACAAAAAACGGCGAATGGACAGAGaaacaaagttaaaattttgagcaacGTGTTAATGCCCGGAACGTCTCAAGGTGCTAGCAATATTGTGCTGAGTAAGCCTTCAAATGTTCAACAGCGTTACGTGTCTCGGCAGAAAGTGCTGGGAGCAAATAACGGTGctacaacaaaatatttaaacaaaccccctaataatttaataaacaaacagTCTGTTAACATGATTAATAAACAACAGCCTTCACAGAGAGTTCTATATCCGACACATAAAAGCCAAATAAAGACCCTTCCTCcggtaaataattatttacatgGAAAACCGCCAGGAATAAAAACTTTACCTCCGCATTCAAAGGGAGTACCGGGACAAGTCCAGAGAACGGGTTCAGGCTTGAGAACGATTCCTCCTCAGAGGCCGCAAAAGATTGCAAACAAGCCCAATTACATAGGAAAGCATGCTGTGCAAGcgcaaaaattgaaacagccacataaattgaaaaatctaaAGCCAAACCAGGTTTACAACAGCTATCACAATGCTGGCGTGCAGGAAAAACAGATGACCTTCAATCAAGCTTTAACTGCAGAAATCATAGAAACATTGAGCAACAAAAGTGGGAACATGGGCAGTTCATatccaaacaaaaattatgaaagcttACCTCCCCGATACGAAAACGCTTACTATCCACCCGACATCAAGCCTACGTT TTCCAGCGAGCAAGCGAAGCCGATGGAGGAAAGAAACAAATCTGGTCTCGATCTAATCTACCAAGCCGTACTTCTCGATCACAACTACAATGCAACTCTTCCGCCTGAATCTCCAAACAGATCAATCCCAACGTCGACGTCATCTCAAATGAACGGCGTTTCCGGTTGTTCAATGTATTCGCCCGGCAGCGGTAAAA GGAGGACCCTGTCAACTTCCAATCCGATATCGTCGTCGACGAGTCTGTCTACGCTGTCTGCGGTCGCGAGCAACAGCAACTCGGTCATCGGTCTACAGGACGAGGACGCCGCTTCGGACATCAGCGACGGATCGGACCGCAAACAGGACACGGAAGGTGAAGAGACGGACACGGCGCCAGAAGCCGAAGCCGTCAACAACGAAGATCAGTTCGGCGATTACGTCACGCGTTGCATCTG TGGTTTCATACACGACGACGGTTACATGATCGAGTGTGACCGATGCAAAGTGTGGCAACACGTCCAATGCGTCGTCAAGAATAAACAAGTCCCTGATGAGTACCTGTGCGAAGTGTGCGACCCCCACAAGCATATCGATCGTCAAAAGGCGCGACTCGCTCAACAGCAGTGGTTAAGGGACAGGCAGTTCACCGATCCCAAACTAAGAAAAGACACGAAGTTGAAAGAAGTGTTCAAACATAAAGAGACGCTGAGCGACAGCGATACTTCCGACGGGGAGCATACAG GGCACAATAACAACATCATAGGGAAAGGACGGCCGAATTTGGTCAACAGGAGGAAAAGTGACAATCATCCGAAAGGTGGTTGTGCAAGGCAACGGAGGGATTCGGCGAAAGAGACGGCTCAAAGGAGGCCGATCAAGAAAAGGGAAAGGAAAGTCGTCAAAAGAAAA ACGAAAGCCCAGTTGAAGAACCACAGCGACGACGAGAATCACGAGTCGGCGTCCTCCACCACCCACCTGCCGCAGCTCCGGCAGTGGATCGAGAACTACGAGGAGGCCGTCACCAACCACTACTCGCCGGAGCTGCGCGCTCGAATAAGCAGCATCCGCGTGAACGGCGCCCACACCGACCTCTCGGTCCAGTTCGATCCGTCAGTTCACAAATGCCGTGTTCACACACAACCGTTGACCGAACTGAAATATCTCGTCAGTACAGTGCATCTACCACCAAATTCGCCTGTGATCGAACTCCGGGGCAAGTACATGCTGTCGGCCCAGCACCGGAACTCGGGCAGCACGTTCAACACCCGACAGCACGCCCAGCGTCCCGGGCCGTTCCTATTCTTCTACAGGTTGCACAAGGACAACACCGAAGTGTGCGTTGATACGCGGACGTACGGCAATAGCGCGCGTTTCATAAGGAGGTCGTGCAAACCGAATGCCGAACTAAGACATTCGATTGTTAAAGGTGTGCTACATTTGTATATTGTGACGATCGCTAATGTGGAAAAGAATGTCGAGTTGACAATTAAACACGAATCGCACGATCTGGCAGCGATCGGTACGACGCATATTGCGTGCGCGTGTGGCAACATCGACGAATGTACGGTTAACAGGACGACCATCAAGAAGAATGGAGATTCTACAGACTT GCACAAGAAGAGGCGCGGTCGCAGGACCACCTCCATGTCGCTTTCGTCGGAGCCTGAAATTCCCCCAACCAAACCGAAGAAAGAATCGATCGCTCAGCCTCCGGCATCTCCCGTCGCCCCCGTCAAGcctgaagaagaagaagaggaggaggaggaggaaATCAAAACGGAACCAGAAGAAACCGTCAAATCGGAACCGGAAGAGGTCAAGCCGGAGGTGAAAGAGGAAGTCATCGAGCCGGTCGAGGAGAAACCGCTTCCGGACGTGAAAGAAGTTAAAGTGAAAGAAGAAGAGGTGAAGGTGACGCCACCGCCGTCGACAACGCCGCCTATCGCCACTAGGCGGTCTTCGTCCCACCACAAAGTGGAGAAAGAAGAGGTCAAAGAGCCCGAAGTCAAGGAGG AATGCTCACCCCCGAcagagaaaaacaaaaacaaaaagttgaGCAGAGAAGAGAGGAAATTGGAGGCCATATTGAGAGCCATAGCGCAGATGGAGAAGGCTGATCAAAGGAAACAGGAACACCAAGCGAAGCAGGCTCACAGAAGGGAATCCGAGCCGGGTCCTGGGAAGGACGAGGATAAAGTCGAACCAAAATTGAAACGGAAAAG GCGAAAAGGTAGGGCTCGGACGAGCAGTACGAATACCCCGACTAACCGCAGAAACCGCCTCAATTCAACGGATTCCTATCTCACTTCGGGAGATGAGACTTTGCTTTCTCCACATGACAATGCTCCAGTAAATCGTCCTTCCATGAAGGATAACGATTATAAAGAAAATACTCAAG GTAATCAACAAAATTGTGCCGAAAAAGATGTCGGTCTTCTTTTGGCCCTTTCAAATGGAGAAAAGGCAAATAAATCTCCACCCCGTGAAACTGATTCAAATTCTAATTCAGCCCAGTCATCACCGGAAACTCATCTGTCATCGGCTTGTCTTCTGGTGCAAGCCGCAGTGGAACCCATGGAACAGGGTTTTAAATTCCCCAAGACGAAAAAG GTGTTGATGAACGAATGGTTGAATAAAGTACCAGAACCGGTGCATTCTGCCAGTTCGATATCACCCTCTTCTCTTACGCCACATATCAACACTAGCACCGATTACGACTCGAATGTTGGATTTTACACCCCCGGTAAAAGTCTAGTGGCACTCGCTCAAGTAGCTAGTTTCTGCGATACAAACGTACAACCAAGAGGCAACGCGAAGAAGAGGTGGTTGCGACAAGCCATAAGTGAAGATCAATGTGATAGTCCATCCGGTCGACCTG AATCTCCTCCAATTAGCGAAACGATAGCACCTCCGAAAAAGCGGCGTCTGCCGAGGGAATCTCTCTCGAACGATATCACTCCACCATCAACACCAACGAGCTTAACGCCATCGACGAGTAAT AACGAACGTCAAGCACCAGTACAAGAAGGCTGTGTAGAAATCGTCTATAGCGGAGCAGACGAAGACAGTCCAACCCAGGCCATCGAACCGGATGCGGTACTAGAGGAACGCGTAGCAGAGATGAAGGAAGAGTTCAGCAATTGTATTGTGCCGCCGTTACAGGAGGCGGTTTCACCGACAGTGTCTCGATCAGAAATGCCCTCGGTCACGTGTTTGATGGATCCTCGATTATCGAGGGACCATCACCATATTTTCTCGAATAGCGATCATCTGGTCGGCACCGTAGAGAAGACGTTGAGTATTTTGGGGTTTGAAGAGAGAAAACCTGAGCCCATTACGCCAGCAAAGAGAaaa CTGTCTATCACAGAGTACAGGCAGAGGAAGAAGTTGAACAATAATGACAAAACTTCAATTGAAGAGCCCGTCAGTACGGAAGAGAATAATTCGTCGGAGTCGTTCAAGCCGTTACGTCCCAGGTCGGACAGCACTAGTAGTTGTACATCTATAACTTCGTCAGACGACGAAGCTCCTTCTTTAGAGTTATCTGGAAAAG CTCCGTCGGCGTTCAATTCGGAGCCCACCGAACTGGAACGCCAGAGAGAAACGACAGCCCTGAGGATGAAGAAAGTCCTGGGTATCGCCGTAGACGACGAATCCAGAAAGCCGG CATTAGACGTGGAAGCAATCCTGAACTGCGAACTCCCGCCGGTGGTGAAGACGATGCCGCCGAGTCCGAATTTCCCCATCCCGGGCAGCTGCGACGCGACCGGGCCGAAGTCCTCGCCGGGGGAGAGCGCGCCCCCCAATCCCGCATCGAAGAGTCCCGTCGGTTTCGTACCGCCCCTGGAACACGAACCGGCGGAGGCGGAATGCGAAGAGAACGAAGAAAAAGAGAACGACGACGGCGTCCAGCCGAACATGTTCTACACGCCCGACGAGGAAGAGCGGGGGACGGACGAGAACGCCCAAGGGGGGTACGAAGAGATCGATTCGGTGGATTACGTTCCGCCGTTTAACAATCCGATCTACCCCAACGACAGTAATTTTACCTCATACGCATCGGTCTTGG ACGAGGAAGGTCGGTACGAGGGACGCAACCCTTCGCCGCCTCCGGACTTGGGGACAGGTAACACGCCGTATCCCGGCCAGCAGACGTGA
- the upSET gene encoding uncharacterized protein upSET isoform X4: MSVCLDTSSVLANQVSTSTATSISDEATIASQSSNDQAEASPQQPTPVRTIAKLPSTGNATLSKASLITVLNTPLGNVKTLCVTPAVSSNATGQFTVVNSATSLNVANSTVKPQTITLINTPVTVVKTISPNVEKSVADVVPNSSNVVAAATASVPALIENRGHNVFVKNTACAENVAVAAQDVPQSHKLLTANNFPTNNVLTTAISVNDVNVQKTANGQRNKVKILSNVLMPGTSQGASNIVLSKPSNVQQRYVSRQKVLGANNGATTKYLNKPPNNLINKQSVNMINKQQPSQRVLYPTHKSQIKTLPPVNNYLHGKPPGIKTLPPHSKGVPGQVQRTGSGLRTIPPQRPQKIANKPNYIGKHAVQAQKLKQPHKLKNLKPNQVYNSYHNAGVQEKQMTFNQALTAEIIETLSNKSGNMGSSYPNKNYESLPPRYENAYYPPDIKPTFSSEQAKPMEERNKSGLDLIYQAVLLDHNYNATLPPESPNRSIPTSTSSQMNGVSGCSMYSPGSGKRRTLSTSNPISSSTSLSTLSAVASNSNSVIGLQDEDAASDISDGSDRKQDTEGEETDTAPEAEAVNNEDQFGDYVTRCICGFIHDDGYMIECDRCKVWQHVQCVVKNKQVPDEYLCEVCDPHKHIDRQKARLAQQQWLRDRQFTDPKLRKDTKLKEVFKHKETLSDSDTSDGEHTGHNNNIIGKGRPNLVNRRKSDNHPKGGCARQRRDSAKETAQRRPIKKRERKVVKRKTKAQLKNHSDDENHESASSTTHLPQLRQWIENYEEAVTNHYSPELRARISSIRVNGAHTDLSVQFDPSVHKCRVHTQPLTELKYLVSTVHLPPNSPVIELRGKYMLSAQHRNSGSTFNTRQHAQRPGPFLFFYRLHKDNTEVCVDTRTYGNSARFIRRSCKPNAELRHSIVKGVLHLYIVTIANVEKNVELTIKHESHDLAAIGTTHIACACGNIDECTVNRTTIKKNGDSTDLHKKRRGRRTTSMSLSSEPEIPPTKPKKESIAQPPASPVAPVKPEEEEEEEEEEIKTEPEETVKSEPEEVKPEVKEEVIEPVEEKPLPDVKEVKVKEEEVKVTPPPSTTPPIATRRSSSHHKVEKEEVKEPEVKEECSPPTEKNKNKKLSREERKLEAILRAIAQMEKADQRKQEHQAKQAHRRESEPGPGKDEDKVEPKLKRKRRKGRARTSSTNTPTNRRNRLNSTDSYLTSGDETLLSPHDNAPVNRPSMKDNDYKENTQGNQQNCAEKDVGLLLALSNGEKANKSPPRETDSNSNSAQSSPETHLSSACLLVQAAVEPMEQGFKFPKTKKVLMNEWLNKVPEPVHSASSISPSSLTPHINTSTDYDSNVGFYTPGKSLVALAQVASFCDTNVQPRGNAKKRWLRQAISEDQCDSPSGRPESPPISETIAPPKKRRLPRESLSNDITPPSTPTSLTPSTSNNERQAPVQEGCVEIVYSGADEDSPTQAIEPDAVLEERVAEMKEEFSNCIVPPLQEAVSPTVSRSEMPSVTCLMDPRLSRDHHHIFSNSDHLVGTVEKTLSILGFEERKPEPITPAKRKLSITEYRQRKKLNNNDKTSIEEPVSTEENNSSESFKPLRPRSDSTSSCTSITSSDDEAPSLELSGKAPSAFNSEPTELERQRETTALRMKKVLGIAVDDESRKPDVEAILNCELPPVVKTMPPSPNFPIPGSCDATGPKSSPGESAPPNPASKSPVGFVPPLEHEPAEAECEENEEKENDDGVQPNMFYTPDEEERGTDENAQGGYEEIDSVDYVPPFNNPIYPNDSNFTSYASVLDEEGRYEGRNPSPPPDLGTGNTPYPGQQT; the protein is encoded by the exons ATGAGTGTATGTCTAG ACACCAGCTCCGTGCTCGCCAACCAGGTGAGCACTTCGACGGCCACGTCGATTTCCGACGAGGCGACAATCGCATCACAGTCTTCTAATGACCAAGCAGAAGCGTCGCCTCAACAACCAACTCCTGTGAGAACCATAGCAAAGCTTCCTTCTACCGGTAACGCCACCCTCTCGAAAGCCTCCTTAATAACAGTGTTAAACACTCCACTGGGTAATGTGAAAACGTTGTGCGTAACTCCGGCGGTTTCTTCGAATGCGACTGGTCAGTTCACCGTAGTGAATTCTGCAACGTCGTTAAATGTGGCAAATTCTACAGTTAAACCGCAAACCATCACCCTGATTAATACCCCAGTTACCGTAGTGAAAACAATTTCACCGaatgttgaaaaaagtgtTGCTGATGTCGTACCTAACAGTTCTAACGTGGTCGCCGCTGCCACGGCATCAGTTCCGGCTTTAATCGAAAATAGGGGACATAATGTGTTTGTTAAGAATACGGCGTGCGCTGAAAATGTTGCGGTGGCAGCTCAGGATGTACCACAAAGTCACAAGTTACTCACAGCTAACAATTTTCCAACAAATAAC GTACTAACGACAGCGATCAGCGTGAATGATGTGAACGTACAAAAAACGGCGAATGGACAGAGaaacaaagttaaaattttgagcaacGTGTTAATGCCCGGAACGTCTCAAGGTGCTAGCAATATTGTGCTGAGTAAGCCTTCAAATGTTCAACAGCGTTACGTGTCTCGGCAGAAAGTGCTGGGAGCAAATAACGGTGctacaacaaaatatttaaacaaaccccctaataatttaataaacaaacagTCTGTTAACATGATTAATAAACAACAGCCTTCACAGAGAGTTCTATATCCGACACATAAAAGCCAAATAAAGACCCTTCCTCcggtaaataattatttacatgGAAAACCGCCAGGAATAAAAACTTTACCTCCGCATTCAAAGGGAGTACCGGGACAAGTCCAGAGAACGGGTTCAGGCTTGAGAACGATTCCTCCTCAGAGGCCGCAAAAGATTGCAAACAAGCCCAATTACATAGGAAAGCATGCTGTGCAAGcgcaaaaattgaaacagccacataaattgaaaaatctaaAGCCAAACCAGGTTTACAACAGCTATCACAATGCTGGCGTGCAGGAAAAACAGATGACCTTCAATCAAGCTTTAACTGCAGAAATCATAGAAACATTGAGCAACAAAAGTGGGAACATGGGCAGTTCATatccaaacaaaaattatgaaagcttACCTCCCCGATACGAAAACGCTTACTATCCACCCGACATCAAGCCTACGTT TTCCAGCGAGCAAGCGAAGCCGATGGAGGAAAGAAACAAATCTGGTCTCGATCTAATCTACCAAGCCGTACTTCTCGATCACAACTACAATGCAACTCTTCCGCCTGAATCTCCAAACAGATCAATCCCAACGTCGACGTCATCTCAAATGAACGGCGTTTCCGGTTGTTCAATGTATTCGCCCGGCAGCGGTAAAA GGAGGACCCTGTCAACTTCCAATCCGATATCGTCGTCGACGAGTCTGTCTACGCTGTCTGCGGTCGCGAGCAACAGCAACTCGGTCATCGGTCTACAGGACGAGGACGCCGCTTCGGACATCAGCGACGGATCGGACCGCAAACAGGACACGGAAGGTGAAGAGACGGACACGGCGCCAGAAGCCGAAGCCGTCAACAACGAAGATCAGTTCGGCGATTACGTCACGCGTTGCATCTG TGGTTTCATACACGACGACGGTTACATGATCGAGTGTGACCGATGCAAAGTGTGGCAACACGTCCAATGCGTCGTCAAGAATAAACAAGTCCCTGATGAGTACCTGTGCGAAGTGTGCGACCCCCACAAGCATATCGATCGTCAAAAGGCGCGACTCGCTCAACAGCAGTGGTTAAGGGACAGGCAGTTCACCGATCCCAAACTAAGAAAAGACACGAAGTTGAAAGAAGTGTTCAAACATAAAGAGACGCTGAGCGACAGCGATACTTCCGACGGGGAGCATACAG GGCACAATAACAACATCATAGGGAAAGGACGGCCGAATTTGGTCAACAGGAGGAAAAGTGACAATCATCCGAAAGGTGGTTGTGCAAGGCAACGGAGGGATTCGGCGAAAGAGACGGCTCAAAGGAGGCCGATCAAGAAAAGGGAAAGGAAAGTCGTCAAAAGAAAA ACGAAAGCCCAGTTGAAGAACCACAGCGACGACGAGAATCACGAGTCGGCGTCCTCCACCACCCACCTGCCGCAGCTCCGGCAGTGGATCGAGAACTACGAGGAGGCCGTCACCAACCACTACTCGCCGGAGCTGCGCGCTCGAATAAGCAGCATCCGCGTGAACGGCGCCCACACCGACCTCTCGGTCCAGTTCGATCCGTCAGTTCACAAATGCCGTGTTCACACACAACCGTTGACCGAACTGAAATATCTCGTCAGTACAGTGCATCTACCACCAAATTCGCCTGTGATCGAACTCCGGGGCAAGTACATGCTGTCGGCCCAGCACCGGAACTCGGGCAGCACGTTCAACACCCGACAGCACGCCCAGCGTCCCGGGCCGTTCCTATTCTTCTACAGGTTGCACAAGGACAACACCGAAGTGTGCGTTGATACGCGGACGTACGGCAATAGCGCGCGTTTCATAAGGAGGTCGTGCAAACCGAATGCCGAACTAAGACATTCGATTGTTAAAGGTGTGCTACATTTGTATATTGTGACGATCGCTAATGTGGAAAAGAATGTCGAGTTGACAATTAAACACGAATCGCACGATCTGGCAGCGATCGGTACGACGCATATTGCGTGCGCGTGTGGCAACATCGACGAATGTACGGTTAACAGGACGACCATCAAGAAGAATGGAGATTCTACAGACTT GCACAAGAAGAGGCGCGGTCGCAGGACCACCTCCATGTCGCTTTCGTCGGAGCCTGAAATTCCCCCAACCAAACCGAAGAAAGAATCGATCGCTCAGCCTCCGGCATCTCCCGTCGCCCCCGTCAAGcctgaagaagaagaagaggaggaggaggaggaaATCAAAACGGAACCAGAAGAAACCGTCAAATCGGAACCGGAAGAGGTCAAGCCGGAGGTGAAAGAGGAAGTCATCGAGCCGGTCGAGGAGAAACCGCTTCCGGACGTGAAAGAAGTTAAAGTGAAAGAAGAAGAGGTGAAGGTGACGCCACCGCCGTCGACAACGCCGCCTATCGCCACTAGGCGGTCTTCGTCCCACCACAAAGTGGAGAAAGAAGAGGTCAAAGAGCCCGAAGTCAAGGAGG AATGCTCACCCCCGAcagagaaaaacaaaaacaaaaagttgaGCAGAGAAGAGAGGAAATTGGAGGCCATATTGAGAGCCATAGCGCAGATGGAGAAGGCTGATCAAAGGAAACAGGAACACCAAGCGAAGCAGGCTCACAGAAGGGAATCCGAGCCGGGTCCTGGGAAGGACGAGGATAAAGTCGAACCAAAATTGAAACGGAAAAG GCGAAAAGGTAGGGCTCGGACGAGCAGTACGAATACCCCGACTAACCGCAGAAACCGCCTCAATTCAACGGATTCCTATCTCACTTCGGGAGATGAGACTTTGCTTTCTCCACATGACAATGCTCCAGTAAATCGTCCTTCCATGAAGGATAACGATTATAAAGAAAATACTCAAG GTAATCAACAAAATTGTGCCGAAAAAGATGTCGGTCTTCTTTTGGCCCTTTCAAATGGAGAAAAGGCAAATAAATCTCCACCCCGTGAAACTGATTCAAATTCTAATTCAGCCCAGTCATCACCGGAAACTCATCTGTCATCGGCTTGTCTTCTGGTGCAAGCCGCAGTGGAACCCATGGAACAGGGTTTTAAATTCCCCAAGACGAAAAAG GTGTTGATGAACGAATGGTTGAATAAAGTACCAGAACCGGTGCATTCTGCCAGTTCGATATCACCCTCTTCTCTTACGCCACATATCAACACTAGCACCGATTACGACTCGAATGTTGGATTTTACACCCCCGGTAAAAGTCTAGTGGCACTCGCTCAAGTAGCTAGTTTCTGCGATACAAACGTACAACCAAGAGGCAACGCGAAGAAGAGGTGGTTGCGACAAGCCATAAGTGAAGATCAATGTGATAGTCCATCCGGTCGACCTG AATCTCCTCCAATTAGCGAAACGATAGCACCTCCGAAAAAGCGGCGTCTGCCGAGGGAATCTCTCTCGAACGATATCACTCCACCATCAACACCAACGAGCTTAACGCCATCGACGAGTAAT AACGAACGTCAAGCACCAGTACAAGAAGGCTGTGTAGAAATCGTCTATAGCGGAGCAGACGAAGACAGTCCAACCCAGGCCATCGAACCGGATGCGGTACTAGAGGAACGCGTAGCAGAGATGAAGGAAGAGTTCAGCAATTGTATTGTGCCGCCGTTACAGGAGGCGGTTTCACCGACAGTGTCTCGATCAGAAATGCCCTCGGTCACGTGTTTGATGGATCCTCGATTATCGAGGGACCATCACCATATTTTCTCGAATAGCGATCATCTGGTCGGCACCGTAGAGAAGACGTTGAGTATTTTGGGGTTTGAAGAGAGAAAACCTGAGCCCATTACGCCAGCAAAGAGAaaa CTGTCTATCACAGAGTACAGGCAGAGGAAGAAGTTGAACAATAATGACAAAACTTCAATTGAAGAGCCCGTCAGTACGGAAGAGAATAATTCGTCGGAGTCGTTCAAGCCGTTACGTCCCAGGTCGGACAGCACTAGTAGTTGTACATCTATAACTTCGTCAGACGACGAAGCTCCTTCTTTAGAGTTATCTGGAAAAG CTCCGTCGGCGTTCAATTCGGAGCCCACCGAACTGGAACGCCAGAGAGAAACGACAGCCCTGAGGATGAAGAAAGTCCTGGGTATCGCCGTAGACGACGAATCCAGAAAGCCGG ACGTGGAAGCAATCCTGAACTGCGAACTCCCGCCGGTGGTGAAGACGATGCCGCCGAGTCCGAATTTCCCCATCCCGGGCAGCTGCGACGCGACCGGGCCGAAGTCCTCGCCGGGGGAGAGCGCGCCCCCCAATCCCGCATCGAAGAGTCCCGTCGGTTTCGTACCGCCCCTGGAACACGAACCGGCGGAGGCGGAATGCGAAGAGAACGAAGAAAAAGAGAACGACGACGGCGTCCAGCCGAACATGTTCTACACGCCCGACGAGGAAGAGCGGGGGACGGACGAGAACGCCCAAGGGGGGTACGAAGAGATCGATTCGGTGGATTACGTTCCGCCGTTTAACAATCCGATCTACCCCAACGACAGTAATTTTACCTCATACGCATCGGTCTTGG ACGAGGAAGGTCGGTACGAGGGACGCAACCCTTCGCCGCCTCCGGACTTGGGGACAGGTAACACGCCGTATCCCGGCCAGCAGACGTGA